A window of the Helianthus annuus cultivar XRQ/B chromosome 4, HanXRQr2.0-SUNRISE, whole genome shotgun sequence genome harbors these coding sequences:
- the LOC110890920 gene encoding uncharacterized protein LOC110890920, translating to MEDVGGVFGAVNMEEVRRKLEHRALWALKTVNLDLTEAARKRFFQIHELEALRDAAYDRSWSIKEKSKALHDRKLRKLKEFRVGDKVLLFNSRLKLIAGKLKSRWPGPYVANEVFPYGTMELLNEDTKNSWKVNGHRLKHYLGGPIDTAEEEDVPLTFPPSTAT from the exons ATGGAGGATGTAGGAGGGGTGTTTGGAGCCGTGAACATGGAGGAAGTAAGAAGGA AATTAGAGCATCGGGCTCTTTGGGCACTTAAAACCGTGAATTTGGATCTAACCGAAGCCGCTAGAAAAAGGTTCTTTCAAATTCATGAATTGGAAGCTCTTCGTGATGCCGCATACGATCGTTCATGGAGTATTAAAGAAAAGTCAAAGGCTTTGCATGATAGGAAATTGCGGAAGTTGAAGGAATTTCGAGTTGGTGATAAAGTGCTTTTGTTCAATTCAAGATTGAAGTTGATTGCCGGAAAATTGAAGTCAAGATGGCCCGGGCCGTATGTTGCGAATGAGGTATTCCCATACGGTACCATGGAGTTGCTTAACGAAGATACTAAGAACTCATGGAAAGTCAACGGACATCGTTTGAAACACTACCTAGGGGGTCCCATCGACACCGCCGAAGAGGAAGACGTTCCTCTTACGTTCCCACCTAGCACCGCCACATAG